DNA from Kitasatospora herbaricolor:
CGTCGACCGGTGGACCGGAACCACCACCAGGGCCACCGTCGGAGCGGACGGCGCCGAGGCCGACAGCGCCTCCACCCATCCGGTCCTCTCGGCGGACGGCAGCAAGGTCGGCTTCACCTCCCGGGCGGGCAACCTGCTCCCCGGGGCGCCGGTCCGGGCCGAGGCCCTCGCGGGCCGGGCGGGCCCGCAGATCGACAAGCCCCGGGTCTACCCCTACTACGTCCGCGACCTGCGGGCCGGGCGCACCGTCGGCGGCAGCGTCGACGCGGCCGGCGAACTCGTCTGGGCCAACACCGGATCGCTCAGCGCGGACGGCCGCTACGTGGTGTTCAGCAGCAACTCCGAGACCGTGGTCCCCGGCGACACCAACCGCCAGATCGACGTCTTCGTCCACGACCTGGCCACCGGCCGGAACCGGCTGGTCAGTGCGGCGGCCGACGGCACCCAGGGTGACGGGATGTCCTGGGACGGCGTCATCTCGGCCGACGGCCGGCGGGTCTACTTCTCCTCCGACGCGACCGGCCTCGTCCCCGGGGACACCAACCAGGCCCAGGACGTCTTCCGGCGCGACCTCCGGACGGGGCGGGTCGAGCGGGTCAGCGTCGCCGCGGACGGCGCCCAGTCCACCGGATCCTCCTCCGGCGCGGTGATCGACGCCCTCGGGACGGCCGTCCTGTTCAGCTCCGACGACGGCACCCTCGTCCCCCAGGACACCGACGGCCACTACGACGTGTTCCTGCGCCGGCTGCCGCTAGGCTGACGGCCCGCTCCACCCCTCGGGGGCGTCCCCCTCCACCACCGGCGGGGCGCCCCTCGGCCCGCTCCCGCACAGGCCACCGGCGACGAGGACCGGCGGCCCTTCGACGCACGCGCCCTTCCAGAACCGGTGACCCGGCCCTAACGTTGCGTCATGAGCAGCGTACGGGTGGACCGTTCGAACCCCGACGTGGTCGACGTGGTGCTTCGCGAGGGAGTCGGACCGCTCGCCTTCGCCGCCAGGCGCTGGCCCGGGGACGTCCTCGCGTCGCTGGTGGCCGGCGCCTTCTACGGCTTCCCGGTCTGCATGGGCGCGGCGGTGATCCTCGACCTGGAGGCCGAACGGATCTGGGCCGGGGTCGGGATCGCCGCCGTGCTGGGGCTCGTCGTCAACACCTTCGTGATCGTGTACGGGGCCTTCCGGGACGTCAACCGGCTGCGGTTCTCCCCCGCCGCCGCCC
Protein-coding regions in this window:
- a CDS encoding TolB family protein, whose protein sequence is MNGTGRTRRLAIRGAVAVATVALAATVTPAGAAGGPARTEQVSVGPGGARANAQAYGESLSADGRFAVFSSEADNLVPGDTNGFYDVFVRDLRNGRTERVSVGTGGVQGNAFSSSGVASADGRYIAFASSSDNLVPGDTNGAEDIFVRDRQTGRTERLTTGDPAQQQPGGSDMPSISWDGRYVAFASGRSDLVPGDTNNAADIFVVDRWTGTTTRATVGADGAEADSASTHPVLSADGSKVGFTSRAGNLLPGAPVRAEALAGRAGPQIDKPRVYPYYVRDLRAGRTVGGSVDAAGELVWANTGSLSADGRYVVFSSNSETVVPGDTNRQIDVFVHDLATGRNRLVSAAADGTQGDGMSWDGVISADGRRVYFSSDATGLVPGDTNQAQDVFRRDLRTGRVERVSVAADGAQSTGSSSGAVIDALGTAVLFSSDDGTLVPQDTDGHYDVFLRRLPLG